One region of Bosea vaviloviae genomic DNA includes:
- a CDS encoding ABC transporter ATP-binding protein, producing the protein MASIKLNHVAKHFGTKVAISDVDLDVTDGEFLVLLGPSGCGKSTLLRMLAGLETVSSGEIHLGDRRVDQLPPSARDMAFVFQSYALYPHMSVRRNIAFPLIMRQFKWWFHIPLIGGWAKRRIERSPEVADLVEKTAKTLSLTEMLDRYPRTLSGGQRQRVALGRAMVRKPEVFLMDEPLSNLDAKLRTAMRAEITRLHQRVGGTFVYVTHDQVEAMTMGTRIALMRDGVVQQFGTPRDIYTSPANTYVARFIGTPPMNLIEGSIDAGMIKLGEANLPLPHALAAADRGAGRDPVLLGIRPNALTLAAPGVQGQLAGTVSLVEHVGAESVVAVKLSHAATAHDEEGAVAGEIMITTQGYSELKPGDPVSVVPDLSEAVLFSRSTGEQLRAGLALAA; encoded by the coding sequence ATGGCTTCGATCAAGCTCAACCACGTCGCCAAGCATTTCGGCACCAAGGTCGCGATCTCCGATGTCGATCTCGACGTCACCGATGGCGAGTTCCTGGTCCTGCTTGGCCCTTCCGGCTGCGGCAAGTCGACCTTGCTGCGGATGCTCGCCGGCCTCGAAACCGTCAGCAGTGGCGAGATCCATCTGGGCGACCGTCGTGTCGACCAATTGCCGCCGAGCGCGCGCGACATGGCCTTCGTGTTCCAGTCCTATGCGCTCTATCCGCATATGAGCGTGCGCCGGAACATCGCCTTCCCGCTGATCATGCGGCAGTTCAAATGGTGGTTCCATATTCCGCTCATCGGCGGCTGGGCCAAGCGCCGGATCGAGCGCTCGCCGGAAGTGGCGGACCTCGTCGAGAAGACCGCCAAGACCTTGTCGCTGACGGAGATGCTCGACCGCTACCCGCGCACCTTGTCGGGCGGGCAGCGTCAGCGCGTTGCGCTCGGCCGCGCCATGGTGCGCAAGCCCGAGGTCTTCCTGATGGACGAGCCGCTCTCGAACCTCGACGCCAAGCTGCGCACGGCGATGCGCGCCGAGATCACCCGCCTGCACCAGCGCGTCGGCGGCACCTTCGTCTATGTGACGCATGACCAGGTCGAGGCCATGACCATGGGCACCCGCATCGCTTTGATGCGCGATGGCGTGGTGCAGCAATTCGGCACGCCGCGCGATATCTACACCTCGCCCGCCAATACCTATGTCGCGCGCTTCATCGGCACCCCGCCGATGAACCTGATCGAGGGCAGCATCGATGCCGGCATGATCAAGCTCGGCGAGGCGAACCTGCCCTTGCCGCATGCCTTGGCTGCGGCCGATCGCGGGGCCGGGCGCGACCCGGTCCTGCTCGGCATCCGGCCCAACGCGCTGACGCTGGCTGCGCCCGGCGTGCAGGGCCAGCTCGCCGGCACGGTCAGCCTCGTCGAGCATGTCGGCGCGGAATCGGTCGTCGCCGTCAAGCTGAGCCATGCGGCGACCGCCCATGACGAGGAAGGCGCGGTGGCGGGCGAGATCATGATCACCACACAGGGCTATAGCGAGCTCAAACCCGGCGACCCGGTCTCGGTCGTGCCGGATCTTTCCGAGGCCGTGTTGTTCTCCCGCAGCACGGGCGAGCAGCTGCGCGCCGGTCTCGCTTTGGCGGCTTGA
- a CDS encoding carbohydrate ABC transporter permease has protein sequence MRSPASHAIRMALILILLSVSVFPIYWMVVTSLTSSANLFADTPQLVPDPAQAFNYADTFSHTGVLIWLRNSAIVAIGTMVLSILLAILPAYALSRFRFRGKGALGFLLFATQMLPEAMLVVPLYAIFANLALLDTLGGLILANTAFTVPVITWILKGAIDGVPMEIEEAARVDGCSRIGIVLQVVVPVVAPTLAAASVIAFFHGWNEYVFAQTLVSSQYLRTASVGLASFVGELSTPIHTVMAIGVMYTLPAVLFYLMVQRYVVAGMTAGSVKG, from the coding sequence ATGCGTAGCCCAGCCTCCCACGCCATCCGCATGGCGCTGATCCTGATCCTGCTCAGCGTCTCGGTGTTTCCGATCTACTGGATGGTCGTCACCTCGCTGACCTCCTCGGCGAACCTCTTCGCCGACACGCCACAGCTGGTTCCCGACCCGGCGCAGGCCTTCAACTACGCCGATACTTTCAGCCATACCGGCGTGCTGATCTGGCTGCGCAACAGCGCGATCGTCGCCATCGGCACAATGGTACTCTCGATCCTGCTGGCGATCCTGCCGGCCTATGCGCTGTCGCGCTTCCGCTTCCGCGGCAAGGGCGCGCTCGGCTTCCTGCTCTTTGCGACGCAGATGCTGCCCGAGGCGATGCTAGTGGTGCCGCTCTATGCGATCTTCGCCAATCTCGCCTTGCTCGACACGCTGGGCGGGCTGATCCTCGCCAACACCGCCTTCACCGTGCCGGTCATCACCTGGATCCTCAAGGGCGCCATCGACGGCGTGCCGATGGAGATCGAGGAGGCGGCCCGCGTCGATGGCTGCAGCCGGATCGGCATCGTGCTCCAGGTCGTGGTGCCGGTCGTCGCGCCGACATTGGCGGCAGCCTCGGTCATCGCCTTCTTCCATGGCTGGAACGAGTACGTCTTCGCCCAGACCCTGGTCTCAAGCCAGTATCTGCGCACGGCCTCCGTCGGCCTCGCCAGCTTCGTCGGGGAGCTCTCCACCCCGATCCACACCGTCATGGCCATCGGCGTGATGTACACGCTGCCGGCCGTCCTCTTCTACCTCATGGTCCAGCGCTATGTCGTGGCCGGCATGACCGCCGGCAGCGTCAAGGGCTGA